A single genomic interval of Halobacillus halophilus DSM 2266 harbors:
- a CDS encoding enoyl-CoA hydratase/isomerase family protein, with protein MEMEQVRLDIKEENYAVLTLQRSAKMNAVTRQMTRELKEALNQVSSEHTLKFLVITGEGERAFCTGGDLNEFHGDMSADEAYNLLRPMMEVLHQLATLPIPVIALLNGQARGGGCEIATACDFRYGRKESKFGFVQGNLGITPGWGGGALLYQRLTSGNAAHWLMDAEMYEAERTLHIGWLHKISSLEDIKGLKDIQPFLNKTAAQMRVFKKQLLKESFPEDLYERMEEEVRLCSELWETEEHKLAVEKFMSTRKNL; from the coding sequence ATGGAGATGGAACAGGTCCGGCTGGACATTAAAGAGGAAAACTATGCAGTACTCACGCTTCAAAGATCTGCAAAAATGAATGCGGTTACTCGACAGATGACTAGAGAGCTGAAGGAAGCGTTGAATCAGGTAAGTTCGGAGCATACGCTGAAATTTTTGGTCATTACTGGGGAAGGGGAGCGTGCTTTTTGCACAGGGGGCGATTTAAACGAATTTCACGGTGATATGTCAGCAGATGAAGCTTATAATCTGCTACGCCCCATGATGGAGGTACTCCATCAGCTCGCTACATTGCCTATACCCGTGATCGCTCTATTGAACGGTCAAGCTAGAGGAGGAGGCTGTGAAATTGCTACGGCCTGTGATTTCCGTTATGGACGTAAAGAATCTAAGTTCGGCTTCGTTCAGGGCAACCTCGGGATCACTCCTGGATGGGGCGGAGGGGCCCTTCTATACCAGCGTCTAACTTCAGGAAATGCCGCTCACTGGCTGATGGATGCGGAAATGTATGAAGCAGAGAGAACGCTTCATATAGGCTGGCTGCATAAAATATCTTCTTTGGAAGATATAAAAGGATTAAAAGATATTCAGCCTTTTTTAAATAAAACGGCGGCTCAAATGCGTGTATTTAAAAAACAGCTGCTCAAAGAAAGCTTTCCAGAGGATCTTTATGAGCGGATGGAAGAAGAGGTACGGCTCTGTTCAGAGTTATGGGAAACAGAGGAACACAAACTAGCGGTGGAAAAGTTTATGAGCACAAGAAAAAATTTATGA
- a CDS encoding N-acetyltransferase: MMTSTKVKPLLVNYKTLEEFKRFKEYGNQELAMLEDLESNIVENDSESPFFGVYYGSALVARMSLYRVRAKYDKYFVPPQDYLELWKLEVLPDYRDMGFGKDLVEFAKSFELPIKTNPRINSHGFWEKMGFQKANYDVERDLGENPLIWMPTGVEERNANA, from the coding sequence ATGATGACTTCCACGAAAGTAAAACCTTTACTGGTCAATTATAAAACACTAGAAGAATTCAAACGTTTCAAAGAATATGGCAACCAGGAGCTTGCTATGCTTGAAGATCTGGAGAGCAACATTGTAGAGAATGACAGCGAATCGCCTTTTTTTGGCGTCTATTATGGAAGCGCTTTAGTGGCTCGCATGAGCTTATACCGTGTTCGCGCCAAATACGATAAGTATTTCGTTCCTCCTCAGGACTATCTCGAGCTGTGGAAACTTGAAGTCCTTCCTGACTACCGGGACATGGGCTTTGGAAAAGACCTGGTCGAGTTTGCGAAAAGCTTCGAGCTCCCTATAAAAACGAATCCCCGTATTAATTCCCACGGTTTTTGGGAAAAAATGGGCTTTCAAAAGGCGAATTATGATGTGGAGCGTGACTTAGGTGAAAATCCACTCATCTGGATGCCTACAGGTGTCGAGGAAAGAAATGCAAACGCTTAA
- a CDS encoding PASTA domain-containing penicillin-binding protein, with protein MKNPNTHRGAALLILVFSFVFLIIVGRFLYIETTATVEGVDLKEWAEEIRTSSYKIDADRGKIYDKNGMVLAYDRPMYRLQAIVDPDYSANLENPKHVTDPEKVASNLAPLLGLKKSEMIETIKNGQENDRFQVEFGANGREISQEEMEEIKDLNLNGITFQEEAKRYYPNGVFASHLIGFARSQDGDIKGITGIEKQMQKYLKEEEGKISYERDKYGTKLLDPNQVMKEPDDGENVYLTIDQKIQTFLEDAMSQVDEQYSPEKIMAGVMDPDTGQILAMSNRPSYNPNDLGEVENWYNDLIAYPFEPGSTMKMFTWASAIEEGVYDGDELYKSGRYQVTENSSTIGDHNNGEGWGMISFNEGFQRSSNVAASILAYEKLGPDMFKKYLSDFHLNQQSGIDLPGEKTGSFVFDKPIEQITTAFGQGSTVAPIQLMTAATSIANDGKMMKPYILSKISSSKDGEVIKERSPEVIGEPISKSTASQVRDLMGQVVTSENGTGQKFKLDDFSLAGKTGTAQISKPGGGYMTGRENYTFSFMGMAPKDDPELLMYVAVQQPNLDNTEYGSDPVSHIVKTVMENSLHYLDIKPDEESQTKVSQVKLPDVTDLSVEKATSRLKENFNRVEVIGQGSEVERILPEPGAEVLKNQRIMVITDQPTMPDLTGYSLRDVHRLAEYFGFNIETMGNGYVTKQSIAPGSEIKEEGYLVVELAPPE; from the coding sequence ATGAAAAACCCAAACACACATAGGGGTGCAGCTCTGCTCATCCTTGTGTTTTCTTTTGTATTTCTGATTATTGTCGGCCGGTTCCTTTATATTGAAACTACAGCGACTGTAGAAGGTGTAGACCTAAAAGAATGGGCGGAGGAGATCAGGACAAGTTCTTACAAGATTGATGCCGACCGCGGTAAAATCTATGATAAGAATGGAATGGTGCTGGCTTATGATCGCCCTATGTATCGCTTACAGGCGATTGTAGACCCGGACTATTCGGCCAATCTTGAAAATCCCAAACACGTAACGGATCCTGAAAAAGTGGCTTCAAATCTTGCTCCTTTACTTGGACTCAAGAAAAGTGAAATGATTGAAACCATTAAGAATGGTCAGGAGAATGATCGCTTCCAAGTAGAGTTTGGCGCTAATGGACGGGAAATCTCTCAAGAAGAAATGGAAGAGATTAAAGATTTAAACTTGAATGGTATCACGTTTCAGGAAGAAGCTAAGCGCTATTATCCTAACGGGGTTTTCGCCTCCCATCTCATTGGGTTTGCCCGGTCACAAGATGGCGATATCAAAGGAATTACAGGAATAGAAAAGCAAATGCAGAAGTATTTGAAAGAAGAAGAAGGAAAAATAAGCTATGAACGTGATAAATACGGAACTAAACTGCTGGATCCGAATCAGGTGATGAAAGAGCCGGATGACGGAGAAAATGTTTACCTGACGATTGACCAGAAGATCCAGACCTTTCTGGAAGATGCTATGTCTCAAGTAGATGAACAATACAGTCCGGAGAAGATCATGGCCGGTGTTATGGATCCAGATACAGGTCAGATCTTAGCCATGAGTAATCGTCCGAGTTATAACCCTAATGACCTTGGGGAGGTAGAGAACTGGTACAATGATTTGATAGCTTATCCTTTCGAACCAGGCTCCACTATGAAAATGTTCACATGGGCATCAGCCATCGAAGAAGGTGTTTATGATGGTGATGAACTGTATAAATCCGGCAGGTATCAAGTGACGGAGAATTCAAGTACTATTGGCGATCATAACAATGGAGAGGGCTGGGGGATGATTTCTTTTAACGAAGGATTTCAGCGATCCTCTAACGTTGCTGCATCCATCCTTGCTTATGAGAAATTAGGACCCGATATGTTTAAGAAATATCTCTCTGATTTTCATCTCAATCAACAGTCTGGAATTGATTTACCTGGAGAGAAAACAGGTTCATTCGTTTTTGATAAGCCAATTGAGCAAATTACGACCGCGTTTGGTCAAGGCTCAACGGTTGCACCGATCCAGCTTATGACAGCTGCTACATCCATTGCAAATGATGGCAAAATGATGAAACCTTATATTCTTTCAAAAATTTCCTCAAGTAAGGACGGGGAAGTGATCAAAGAGCGCTCCCCTGAAGTTATTGGAGAGCCTATTTCAAAATCAACAGCCTCTCAGGTGAGAGATTTAATGGGGCAGGTAGTCACTTCGGAAAATGGAACCGGTCAGAAATTTAAACTTGATGATTTTTCCCTTGCGGGTAAGACCGGAACCGCACAGATTAGTAAACCAGGAGGCGGCTATATGACCGGAAGAGAGAACTACACGTTTTCTTTCATGGGCATGGCTCCGAAAGATGATCCTGAACTATTAATGTATGTGGCCGTCCAGCAGCCTAATTTGGATAATACCGAGTATGGCTCAGATCCTGTATCTCACATTGTGAAAACGGTCATGGAAAACAGCCTCCATTATCTCGATATTAAACCAGATGAGGAGAGTCAAACCAAAGTCTCTCAAGTAAAACTTCCTGATGTCACCGATCTTTCTGTGGAGAAAGCGACCAGCCGATTAAAAGAAAACTTCAATCGGGTGGAAGTGATTGGTCAAGGCAGTGAGGTAGAGAGAATATTACCTGAACCAGGCGCTGAGGTATTAAAGAACCAGAGAATAATGGTTATAACCGATCAACCAACGATGCCTGACCTGACAGGCTATTCTTTGAGAGATGTCCACCGTCTTGCCGAGTATTTTGGCTTTAATATAGAAACGATGGGTAATGGGTACGTAACCAAGCAGAGTATAGCTCCAGGTTCAGAGATTAAAGAAGAAGGTTATCTGGTGGTGGAACTAGCACCGCCAGAATGA
- a CDS encoding 2-dehydropantoate 2-reductase, with protein sequence MDIGIIGGGAIGLLTAAYLGRNHEVHLYVRREMQRNDIEREGVHCDGLGESTRVRAHTIEEGVKNHNLLIIAVKQKDIDPLLDMNLPSDVPCLFLQNGMGHLERIKELRNLCWLGVVEHGALKVGGTRVKHTGKGKMNLAALPFQEAGLQQMIKALHTEEFPISFREDYEEMLASKLLINSVINPLTGLFQVRNGAVCTNHYIRSLAWRLCQEACMVLGRSVDQEWERVLLIAELTSENKSSMLMDLEDGRKTEIEAINEYLIKRSAHPLPNHQFVVDAVHAIEVRNEGRQTNR encoded by the coding sequence ATGGATATAGGAATCATTGGGGGAGGTGCCATAGGGCTGCTAACGGCTGCCTATTTGGGCAGGAACCACGAAGTTCATCTGTATGTAAGGAGAGAAATGCAGAGAAATGATATAGAAAGAGAAGGCGTACATTGTGATGGTTTGGGGGAATCTACTCGGGTGCGAGCACATACCATTGAAGAGGGTGTAAAGAATCATAATCTGTTAATCATTGCAGTTAAGCAAAAAGATATTGATCCGTTATTAGACATGAACTTGCCTTCAGATGTTCCATGCCTTTTTTTACAAAATGGGATGGGCCACCTGGAGCGAATAAAAGAACTTCGGAATTTATGCTGGCTTGGGGTGGTTGAACACGGCGCACTGAAAGTAGGGGGCACGCGTGTAAAGCATACGGGAAAAGGAAAAATGAATCTGGCCGCCCTGCCTTTTCAGGAAGCTGGTCTTCAACAGATGATAAAAGCGTTGCATACCGAAGAGTTCCCGATTTCTTTTAGAGAAGATTATGAGGAAATGCTTGCTTCGAAATTGCTGATTAACTCTGTAATCAATCCTCTAACAGGCCTGTTTCAGGTTAGAAATGGAGCTGTTTGTACAAATCATTATATTAGATCCCTGGCCTGGCGTTTGTGCCAGGAAGCCTGTATGGTATTAGGGCGCAGCGTGGACCAGGAATGGGAGCGTGTATTATTGATCGCAGAACTCACGTCTGAAAATAAATCTTCTATGCTCATGGACTTAGAAGACGGGAGAAAAACTGAAATTGAAGCCATAAATGAGTATTTGATAAAACGAAGCGCTCATCCTTTGCCGAACCACCAATTTGTAGTGGATGCCGTGCACGCCATTGAAGTTCGAAATGAGGGGAGACAAACGAACAGATGA
- a CDS encoding RsfA family transcriptional regulator has protein sequence MDAPRQDAWKEEEDVLLANTVLKYIREGKTQLEAFQEVAEHLNRTPAACGFRWNATVRKDYYEEIQEAKQNRKEKRTIYTSIPSAEDSPLSIDAAISFLKEMKVKQYDEKGKQKLEYELKQLSEDNQKLRHQLKQWEAAWNEMDKLVHWVKQHQKTPM, from the coding sequence ATGGATGCCCCTAGACAAGACGCCTGGAAGGAAGAAGAAGATGTACTTCTGGCTAACACGGTTCTTAAGTACATCCGGGAAGGAAAAACACAGCTTGAAGCCTTTCAGGAAGTCGCTGAACATTTGAATAGAACGCCCGCAGCCTGTGGGTTTAGATGGAATGCGACCGTACGAAAAGATTACTACGAAGAAATTCAAGAGGCGAAACAAAACCGCAAAGAAAAGCGCACGATTTATACAAGTATACCTTCAGCTGAAGATTCACCACTATCGATTGATGCTGCAATATCCTTCTTAAAAGAAATGAAAGTAAAACAGTATGACGAAAAAGGGAAACAGAAGCTTGAATATGAGTTAAAACAGCTGAGTGAAGACAATCAGAAGCTCAGACACCAGTTGAAACAGTGGGAAGCGGCTTGGAATGAAATGGATAAACTCGTTCATTGGGTCAAACAACATCAGAAGACTCCTATGTAA
- the ftsL gene encoding cell division protein FtsL, which translates to MSVEKIRKEEQPFHQPERQKQVKKVKLRKKQWISTGEKMLYSAATTLFLAASVFLVQFSASTDELNRDIRSLEQDISKQETQNENLAFQVKELSNPDRILQIAKENGLDIQNAQVKQAANIE; encoded by the coding sequence ATGAGTGTAGAGAAAATAAGAAAAGAGGAGCAGCCTTTTCATCAGCCTGAGAGACAGAAACAGGTTAAAAAAGTAAAGCTGCGCAAAAAGCAATGGATCAGTACAGGGGAAAAGATGCTTTATTCGGCAGCCACAACATTATTTCTCGCAGCCTCTGTATTTCTTGTGCAATTTTCGGCGTCCACGGATGAGCTGAATCGTGATATTCGAAGCTTGGAACAGGATATTTCTAAACAGGAAACTCAAAATGAGAACCTGGCTTTTCAAGTGAAAGAACTGAGCAACCCGGACCGTATTCTTCAGATCGCCAAAGAGAATGGACTGGACATCCAAAATGCGCAAGTTAAACAAGCGGCTAATATCGAGTGA
- the rpmF gene encoding 50S ribosomal protein L32 gives MAVPKRRTSKKVKNQRRTHKKLHAPKMHKCENCGEFTKPHHVCKSCGQYNGKQVVNN, from the coding sequence ATGGCAGTACCTAAGCGCAGAACGTCTAAAAAAGTCAAAAATCAACGCCGTACTCACAAAAAACTTCACGCACCAAAAATGCACAAGTGTGAAAATTGCGGTGAGTTCACTAAGCCACACCATGTTTGCAAATCTTGTGGACAATACAACGGAAAACAAGTAGTTAACAACTAA
- the mraZ gene encoding division/cell wall cluster transcriptional repressor MraZ produces the protein MFMGEFQHNIDTKGRIIVPSKFREDLGETFVLTRGLDQCLFAYPMNEWKLLEEKLKKLPLTKKDARAFTRFFFSGAVECEVDKQGRINIPPPLRKYASLEKECVVIGVSNRIEFWSHEQWETYFEASEESFSEIAENMLNFDI, from the coding sequence ATGTTCATGGGTGAATTCCAGCATAACATTGATACGAAAGGGCGGATCATAGTCCCGTCCAAATTTCGTGAAGATCTTGGGGAAACGTTTGTCCTTACTCGAGGTTTAGATCAATGCTTATTTGCTTATCCTATGAACGAGTGGAAGCTCCTTGAAGAGAAGCTTAAGAAACTCCCCCTCACCAAAAAAGATGCCCGCGCTTTCACTAGGTTTTTCTTTTCAGGTGCCGTCGAATGTGAGGTAGACAAGCAGGGAAGAATCAATATTCCTCCACCACTTCGGAAATATGCTTCACTTGAGAAAGAATGTGTTGTTATTGGCGTATCCAACCGTATTGAGTTCTGGAGCCATGAACAATGGGAAACGTATTTTGAGGCATCGGAAGAATCGTTCTCTGAAATTGCGGAGAATATGCTTAATTTTGATATTTGA
- a CDS encoding YceD family protein, with the protein MKFPLQKLKQAGDEPFVFEEEVDIRELEEMKNDIRRIFPVHVKGQAVTHGNDITVTFSIDGEMVLPCARTLVDVTYPFKIDALEAFNLSPYHEEEDDSEVHPVQGEVLDLTPYIKENVQLEIPTRVFSNDNEAQDAAPQEGKGWLVVTEEPEENKVDPRMAKLQSLLDEKEDE; encoded by the coding sequence ATGAAATTTCCTCTCCAGAAACTTAAACAAGCAGGTGACGAACCGTTTGTTTTTGAAGAAGAGGTAGATATTCGCGAATTAGAAGAAATGAAAAATGACATTCGCAGGATTTTCCCTGTCCATGTCAAAGGTCAAGCCGTCACACACGGAAATGATATTACGGTGACTTTTTCAATTGATGGAGAAATGGTTTTACCTTGTGCCCGGACATTAGTCGATGTGACTTATCCGTTTAAAATTGATGCACTGGAAGCCTTCAATCTTTCTCCTTATCATGAGGAAGAAGATGATTCCGAAGTTCATCCAGTGCAGGGAGAAGTGCTTGACTTGACGCCTTATATCAAGGAAAATGTACAGTTGGAGATTCCAACTAGAGTATTTTCCAATGATAATGAGGCTCAGGATGCAGCCCCCCAGGAAGGGAAAGGCTGGCTAGTAGTTACTGAGGAACCAGAGGAAAACAAAGTGGATCCTCGAATGGCTAAACTGCAATCATTATTAGATGAAAAAGAAGACGAATAA
- a CDS encoding DUF3397 domain-containing protein, which yields MMEFLVFSLAAILTLPVPVLLIFYVFARKFKRHKWKAIHQTANFTAPIFILSVHVLLLVIFEQNFFAFIMIFLLILLGLSLIVQYRKDHDVQLKRAFKGFWRVSFLVFTLFYLGLTVYGLVDRLLG from the coding sequence ATGATGGAATTCCTGGTTTTCTCATTGGCTGCGATCCTCACCTTGCCAGTTCCGGTACTGTTGATTTTCTATGTGTTTGCCAGGAAATTCAAGCGTCACAAGTGGAAAGCTATTCATCAGACCGCTAATTTCACCGCGCCCATTTTCATCTTATCTGTGCACGTCCTTTTGCTCGTTATATTTGAACAGAATTTTTTTGCTTTTATTATGATTTTTCTACTAATTCTTTTGGGCCTTTCCCTAATTGTCCAGTATCGAAAGGATCATGATGTTCAGCTCAAACGGGCTTTCAAGGGCTTTTGGAGAGTCAGCTTCTTAGTTTTTACCCTTTTCTATTTAGGGCTGACTGTTTATGGTCTGGTCGATCGATTATTGGGATAA
- the bshC gene encoding bacillithiol biosynthesis cysteine-adding enzyme BshC, translated as MRIDPIQLKPKQRLFHDYKYNFENVKDKFSYEPGDPEAWEKRLQFLQGQTYQRSNLSEVLKEMNERWGAPESTLDNIERLKDENATVVIAGQQAGLLTGPLYTVHKIISVLQLAKKKEAELGKPVLPVFWIAGEDHDFDEINHIMVNSHGRMKKMAISQEPDRKASVSDIKIDQRAGEEWLKQIFSEIDETEYTGDFYQQTLRLLEQSESYSDFFAQLVYLLFPDEGLVVMDAHRPEVRKLESAYFTSMIKHNAEIAHRVFSSIQLNAQEGYETVLESEAEDAHLFYHHEGERVLLTREKDGSFRGKQNEFLLSEQELLEIAEHHPECLSNNVVSRPLMQDFLFPVLAFIGGPGEINYWSVLKPGFEAVGLQMPPVLPRLSFTLVDRKAEQELKHFHVEPQEAVQFGTGEKKMRWIASKSAPPIPQLSAQVKEEIERIHKPLREKSAELGPDLEGLADKNLHYIYQHVDYLEKRMAKTLEEKYEKEVTQFNELDLLLHPAGGLQERMWSILPWVNQQGTDVFQRLNQHLLTFDQDHYVVYV; from the coding sequence ATGCGTATCGATCCTATTCAATTAAAGCCGAAACAGAGACTGTTTCATGATTATAAATATAACTTCGAAAACGTAAAAGATAAATTCTCATATGAGCCCGGAGATCCGGAAGCCTGGGAGAAGAGGCTGCAGTTCTTGCAAGGCCAAACCTACCAGCGCAGCAATCTTTCGGAGGTTTTAAAAGAAATGAATGAGCGGTGGGGGGCACCGGAAAGTACATTGGACAATATTGAAAGGCTGAAAGATGAAAACGCAACCGTCGTCATAGCGGGACAACAGGCGGGGCTGCTTACAGGTCCATTGTACACGGTTCATAAAATCATCTCTGTTCTTCAGCTGGCTAAAAAGAAGGAAGCGGAACTAGGTAAGCCTGTTCTCCCGGTTTTCTGGATTGCCGGAGAGGATCATGATTTTGATGAGATTAACCACATTATGGTTAATAGTCATGGGAGAATGAAAAAGATGGCGATCTCCCAGGAGCCGGACCGGAAAGCTTCCGTCTCAGATATTAAAATTGACCAGAGAGCTGGAGAAGAATGGCTGAAGCAAATATTCAGTGAGATAGATGAGACCGAATACACGGGTGATTTTTATCAACAGACTCTGCGCTTATTGGAGCAGTCGGAGAGCTATAGTGATTTCTTTGCTCAACTGGTTTATCTCCTTTTTCCAGATGAAGGTCTGGTAGTGATGGATGCTCATCGTCCGGAAGTACGTAAGCTTGAGTCTGCTTACTTTACTTCAATGATTAAGCATAATGCCGAAATCGCTCATCGTGTTTTTTCATCCATTCAGTTAAATGCCCAGGAAGGATACGAGACGGTGTTAGAAAGTGAAGCAGAAGATGCTCATTTGTTCTACCATCATGAGGGAGAGCGTGTTCTTCTCACTCGTGAGAAAGATGGGAGCTTCAGGGGCAAACAGAATGAATTCCTGTTATCAGAACAGGAATTATTAGAGATAGCAGAACACCACCCTGAGTGTTTAAGCAATAATGTAGTGTCAAGACCGCTCATGCAGGATTTCTTATTTCCTGTACTCGCGTTTATAGGTGGACCAGGCGAGATTAATTACTGGTCTGTACTTAAACCTGGCTTTGAAGCCGTCGGTCTTCAAATGCCTCCGGTACTTCCTCGTTTATCCTTTACATTGGTAGACCGTAAGGCCGAGCAGGAGTTGAAACACTTCCACGTAGAACCTCAGGAAGCTGTACAATTTGGCACCGGCGAAAAGAAAATGAGGTGGATTGCGTCCAAGAGTGCCCCGCCTATTCCTCAGCTTAGTGCTCAGGTGAAAGAGGAAATTGAGCGTATTCATAAGCCTCTTAGAGAAAAATCAGCGGAACTGGGACCGGATCTTGAAGGTCTTGCAGATAAAAATCTTCATTACATTTACCAGCATGTTGATTATTTAGAAAAGCGGATGGCTAAAACTTTGGAAGAGAAATACGAAAAAGAAGTGACCCAGTTTAATGAGTTGGATTTACTTCTCCACCCTGCAGGCGGTCTTCAAGAACGGATGTGGAGTATCCTCCCGTGGGTGAATCAGCAGGGAACGGACGTTTTCCAGCGACTAAATCAGCATTTGTTAACGTTTGATCAGGATCATTATGTGGTGTACGTGTAA
- the rsmH gene encoding 16S rRNA (cytosine(1402)-N(4))-methyltransferase RsmH, which yields MFEHYSVLKEETIKHLNIHPDGTYVDCTLGGGGHSEVIASMLSEKGRLISFDQDEAALEAARERLDEYSDRVIFVHANFRELESELEELGYTEVDGILYDLGVSSPQLDVEERGFSYHQDAPLDMRMNQSNELSAKEVVNEWPYERLVRIFFKYGEEKFSKQIARKIEAARAEKMIETTGELVELIKEGIPAPARRKGGHPAKRIFQAIRIAVNDELGAFQDSLHQAARVCAVNGRIAVITFHSLEDRLCKQAFKKWSSNPPLPKNIPVIPEDKQPPFEMVTRKPIVAESEELEENRRSRSAKLRVVEKIKPWNSEFQFEEGWKQT from the coding sequence ATGTTTGAACACTACAGCGTATTAAAAGAAGAAACTATAAAGCACTTAAACATTCATCCTGACGGTACATATGTCGACTGTACGCTTGGCGGTGGAGGACACTCAGAAGTGATTGCCTCCATGTTAAGCGAGAAGGGCCGTTTAATTTCATTCGATCAGGATGAAGCAGCCCTGGAAGCGGCTCGTGAACGTTTAGATGAATACTCGGATCGAGTGATTTTTGTGCATGCAAACTTCAGAGAATTAGAGAGTGAACTGGAAGAATTAGGTTACACCGAAGTCGATGGGATTTTATACGACCTTGGTGTATCGAGTCCTCAATTAGACGTTGAGGAACGTGGATTCAGCTATCATCAAGATGCACCTTTAGATATGCGTATGAATCAGTCTAATGAACTAAGTGCCAAAGAAGTCGTGAATGAGTGGCCGTATGAGCGTCTCGTAAGAATTTTCTTTAAGTATGGAGAAGAGAAATTTTCTAAACAAATTGCCAGAAAAATTGAAGCCGCACGAGCTGAGAAAATGATTGAAACAACAGGTGAACTTGTCGAACTAATTAAAGAGGGAATCCCTGCACCCGCCAGGCGTAAGGGCGGGCATCCGGCGAAGAGGATATTTCAGGCAATTCGTATTGCCGTAAATGACGAACTGGGTGCTTTTCAGGATAGTCTGCATCAGGCTGCCCGAGTGTGTGCCGTGAATGGACGGATTGCCGTGATTACCTTCCATTCTTTAGAAGACCGCTTATGTAAGCAAGCTTTTAAAAAATGGAGTTCTAATCCGCCTCTGCCCAAAAATATCCCCGTTATCCCTGAAGATAAACAGCCGCCATTTGAGATGGTTACACGTAAACCGATTGTTGCGGAAAGTGAAGAATTGGAAGAAAACCGTCGTTCACGCTCAGCAAAATTAAGAGTTGTAGAGAAGATTAAACCTTGGAATTCAGAGTTTCAATTTGAAGAAGGGTGGAAGCAAACATGA